The DNA window TGATGACATTTGGTTCCATTGGCATGGTGCGAATGAGCCTGATGGCTTCTTCAAGCCTTCCCTTGCGACCCAAAAGGTCTACCATGCAACCGTAATGCTCGATTTCATGAACAAGGGCATAGTTCTTTTCCATTGAAGAGAAGTATCGAATGCCATCATCGATCAATCCCGCATGCGAACAAGCACACAAGACTCCGATCATAGTAACTTTGTCAGGGGAGAAGCCcttctctttcattcttttgaaAAGCTCGAGCGCTTTCTCTCCGTGCCCATGCATTGCCAGTCCATGAAGCATAGCATTCCAAGACACAACATCTTTGTTTTGTATGTCGTTAAAGACATTGTATGCAATATCCAGCCTACCACATTTTGCATACATATCAACCAAAGCATTGGAGATTTCAGTAGTACATTTGAAATTGTGGTTCTTAATGGAAGCATGTATTTTCTCACCAAGCCCAAGCAAACCAGACTCAGCACAAGAAGCCAATATACTTATTACTGCCCCATTGTCTAACTTCACGCCAGCCTCTTCCATTTGATCAAACAAGCCAATGGCTACTTTGGCTAGCCCTTTCTCAGCAAAGCCAGAGATAATTATGGTCCAAGAAACCAAATTCCTCGTAGGCATTTTATCGAACAACATTTGTGCCATCTCCATATCCCCTACCTTGCAGTACCCCAACAACATTGTCGACCAAGAGACAACATTCCTCTCAGGCATTGCATCAAACAATTTAAATGCATCATCCATTTTCCCAGCTTTAACGTACCCATCCAACATTGTGTTCCAACTAATACTATCCCTTATAGGCATTTTATCGAACACCTTCCGAGCTTCTTCGTACAAACCACCCTTTGCAAATCCAGAGATCATTGAATTCCATGACACAACATCCCTACAATCCCCCATTGACACAAACAACTTCTTCGCTGTCAAAATTCCACCAGACCCACATTTGGAATATGAATCAATAAGAGAATTCGGCACAAATACATTCGACATGAAACCAAATTTCTCAATTTGGGCGTGTACCATTTCAATAACTGGCAACCACCCATTCCCAGTACAAGCTTTCAGAAGATACGGGAAAGTGAAATTATCGGGGTATAATCCATCAAATTGCATGGTGAAGAAAGTGGAAAAGGCCTGTGAAGGTTGTGAATTCTGGGCGTGGGCTCGAATCAGAGTGTTGTACAAATGGACATTTGGATATTGAACTTGATTGAAAGCGTTGGTGGCGAGGGGCATTTGGCGGCAAAGAGAGAAAGCAGATATGAGTTTGGGAGCAACATAGAGGTCGAGGTGGAGATTGGATTTGAGGATTTGAGCGTGGAGTTGCTTCACTTGGTTGAGGTCTGTGCACTTGTGGAGATCTGATAGCTTCTGCTCAAAGAGCTTTCGAGTGGAAAACCAAGAGGGCGTTCGAGTTAGGACGCTGCACATTTGAATGGCTTCACACACAAAACTGGCAGATAGAGAAGCTTTAGCCACGCCCTTCCTGTCTTGCTCAAGACAAAGACAATCACAAATAATTACGAGATAAGTTAGAAAAGTAATCTGAAAAAAGCCAAAGGAGATTCCAAAGacattctctaatgaacaaagAAGCAAGCAGCTAATACATCTCTATAAAGATATCTCAACTTGAAGCATTTGGGAATAAACACGTCCCAATATATACTAGACATCAAAGAAGAGTGTTCAGATTCCCTTCTTCCAAATTCCCCAAGAAAAAGCTAAGAGAGTACTGGTCCACAAACATCTTAAGGAAGAAACTGTTGAGGATCGTTGGGAGGGAATCCtacgttgactaatttagggaatgatcatgagtttataagtaaggaatacatctccattggtatgaggccttttggggaaaccaaaagaaaaaccattGTGGACTACATACCcttgtggagagtcgttattcctaacatggtatcaaagtcatgtcctttacttagtcatgtcaatagaatcctcaaatgtcgaacaaaaaagttgtgagcctcaaaggtatagtcaaaagtgacttaagtgttgaacaaagggtgtactttgttcgagggctccagagaaaggagtcgagcctcgattaaggggaaattgttcgagggctacataggtctcaagggaggctctat is part of the Cucurbita pepo subsp. pepo cultivar mu-cu-16 chromosome LG03, ASM280686v2, whole genome shotgun sequence genome and encodes:
- the LOC111789854 gene encoding pentatricopeptide repeat-containing protein At3g29230, which codes for MCSVLTRTPSWFSTRKLFEQKLSDLHKCTDLNQVKQLHAQILKSNLHLDLYVAPKLISAFSLCRQMPLATNAFNQVQYPNVHLYNTLIRAHAQNSQPSQAFSTFFTMQFDGLYPDNFTFPYLLKACTGNGWLPVIEMVHAQIEKFGFMSNVFVPNSLIDSYSKCGSGGILTAKKLFVSMGDCRDVVSWNSMISGFAKGGLYEEARKVFDKMPIRDSISWNTMLDGYVKAGKMDDAFKLFDAMPERNVVSWSTMLLGYCKVGDMEMAQMLFDKMPTRNLVSWTIIISGFAEKGLAKVAIGLFDQMEEAGVKLDNGAVISILASCAESGLLGLGEKIHASIKNHNFKCTTEISNALVDMYAKCGRLDIAYNVFNDIQNKDVVSWNAMLHGLAMHGHGEKALELFKRMKEKGFSPDKVTMIGVLCACSHAGLIDDGIRYFSSMEKNYALVHEIEHYGCMVDLLGRKGRLEEAIRLIRTMPMEPNVIIWGTLLGACRMHNAVELAREVLDHLVKLEPSNPGNLSMLSNIYAAAGDWDCVADVRLRMRSIGTQKPSGASSIEVNNEVHEFTVFDRSHPKSDKIYQMINGLRCELKQVACFPNTC